The proteins below are encoded in one region of Thermodesulfobacteriota bacterium:
- the pdxA gene encoding 4-hydroxythreonine-4-phosphate dehydrogenase PdxA, with amino-acid sequence MKRRGDRRPVVGITMGDAAGIGPEVIVKALMVKKSCDLCRPLIIGDRGIMERAAAVVKAPLTVRGIGNAREAHFVYGTLDVLDLKNLPPDLPFAQVDARAGRAAYEYVEKAVRLAMDGELDAVTTAPLNKEALKAGGCSFPGHTEILASLSGTRDFSMLLLSKELKVIHVSTHVSVRKACDLVKKERILRVIALADEALKRFGIASPRIAVAGLNPHAGEGGLFGTEDAEEILPAIEQAKARGIDATGPVPPDTVFFRAARRREFDIVVVMYHDQGHIPLKLRGFEEGVNVTVGLPFVRTSVDHGTAFDIAGKGTADCRSMTAAIRAAATMARSGK; translated from the coding sequence ATGAAGCGCCGGGGGGACCGCAGGCCGGTCGTCGGGATCACCATGGGGGACGCCGCCGGGATCGGCCCGGAGGTGATCGTGAAGGCGCTGATGGTGAAGAAGAGCTGCGACCTCTGCCGCCCGCTGATCATCGGGGACCGGGGCATCATGGAGAGGGCGGCGGCGGTCGTCAAGGCCCCGCTGACGGTCCGGGGGATCGGAAACGCCCGGGAGGCGCATTTCGTCTACGGGACGCTGGACGTGCTCGACCTCAAGAACCTGCCGCCCGACCTTCCGTTCGCGCAGGTGGACGCGCGCGCGGGGCGCGCCGCCTACGAATACGTCGAGAAGGCGGTGCGGCTGGCCATGGACGGGGAGCTGGACGCCGTCACGACGGCTCCGCTGAACAAGGAGGCGTTGAAGGCAGGCGGCTGCTCCTTTCCCGGGCACACCGAGATCCTGGCGAGCCTGTCCGGGACCCGGGATTTCTCCATGCTGCTGCTTTCGAAGGAGCTGAAGGTCATCCATGTGTCCACGCACGTCTCCGTCCGGAAGGCTTGCGACCTCGTGAAGAAGGAGCGGATCCTCCGGGTGATCGCGCTGGCGGACGAGGCTTTGAAGCGGTTCGGGATCGCCTCGCCGAGGATCGCGGTGGCGGGGCTCAACCCCCATGCCGGGGAAGGGGGCCTTTTCGGGACAGAGGATGCCGAGGAGATCCTTCCGGCGATCGAACAGGCGAAGGCGCGCGGGATCGACGCAACCGGCCCGGTTCCCCCGGACACCGTGTTCTTCCGCGCCGCGCGGCGGCGCGAGTTCGACATCGTGGTCGTCATGTACCACGACCAGGGGCACATCCCGCTCAAGCTGCGGGGTTTCGAGGAAGGCGTGAACGTCACGGTGGGGCTGCCGTTCGTCCGGACGTCGGTGGACCACGGGACCGCCTTCGACATCGCGGGGAAAGGGACGGCGGACTGCCGCAGCATGACGGCGGCGATCCGGGCGGCGGCGACGATGGCGCGTAGCGGGAAATGA
- a CDS encoding zinc-binding dehydrogenase — protein sequence MAEMKGLVSYPSGEHVLEDVPVPELGKNRYAPHDVLCEVEYCGICGSDVHKWGAADRTGVKNVSRKVVAGHEIVSVVKAVGRDVVTVKPGQRVVHEIVTMYCGRCPACLEGRFNICNTLAPMEGRAHFVTGGGFARYTVWPEWQLHVLPDSIGPKAAVLLEPVAGSVHTVITRMGVKAGESVAILGPGARGILLAQVCKAIGAGPILMSGLDRDAAFRLQVARKLGADHVVNVEREDIRKRVAELTGGIGVDVVIENTGSVEPIDESLDIVRKGGRVLWAGGGIRGGIVAPVDTYKVIVKEIDIRGEISQIPYDWKTAIHLVATGRVRTEDLVTHVFPLEDWHAAFQMASTGADALRVAIRH from the coding sequence ATGGCGGAAATGAAGGGACTGGTGTCCTATCCCAGCGGCGAGCACGTGCTGGAGGACGTGCCGGTCCCGGAACTCGGGAAGAACCGGTACGCCCCGCACGACGTCCTGTGCGAGGTGGAGTACTGCGGCATCTGCGGCAGCGATGTCCACAAGTGGGGCGCCGCCGACAGGACGGGCGTCAAGAACGTATCCCGCAAGGTGGTCGCCGGACACGAGATCGTCAGCGTGGTGAAGGCGGTCGGCAGGGATGTCGTCACGGTGAAGCCCGGCCAGCGGGTCGTGCACGAGATCGTCACCATGTACTGCGGGCGCTGCCCGGCCTGCCTGGAGGGCCGGTTCAACATCTGCAACACGCTGGCCCCGATGGAGGGAAGGGCGCATTTCGTCACCGGGGGCGGTTTCGCGAGATACACCGTCTGGCCGGAATGGCAGCTGCACGTCCTGCCGGATTCCATCGGCCCGAAGGCGGCCGTGCTGCTCGAGCCGGTCGCGGGGTCCGTGCACACCGTGATCACCCGGATGGGCGTCAAGGCGGGGGAATCGGTCGCGATCCTCGGACCGGGCGCCCGGGGCATCCTGCTTGCGCAGGTATGCAAGGCCATCGGCGCCGGGCCGATCCTCATGTCCGGCCTCGACCGCGACGCCGCCTTCCGCCTGCAGGTCGCCAGGAAGCTCGGCGCCGACCACGTGGTCAACGTGGAGAGGGAAGACATCCGGAAACGGGTCGCCGAACTGACCGGCGGCATCGGGGTCGACGTGGTCATCGAAAACACCGGCTCGGTGGAGCCCATCGACGAGTCGCTCGACATCGTGCGGAAGGGCGGCCGGGTCCTGTGGGCCGGCGGGGGCATCCGGGGAGGGATCGTCGCACCCGTGGACACCTACAAAGTGATCGTGAAGGAGATCGATATCCGCGGAGAGATCTCCCAGATCCCCTACGACTGGAAAACCGCGATCCATCTGGTGGCGACCGGGCGCGTACGCACCGAGGATCTGGTGACCCATGTCTTCCCGCTCGAGGATTGGCACGCCGCCTTCCAGATGGCCTCCACCGGCGCGGACGCGCTGCGGGTGGCCATCCGGCATTGA